The following are from one region of the Primulina eburnea isolate SZY01 chromosome 17, ASM2296580v1, whole genome shotgun sequence genome:
- the LOC140817857 gene encoding uncharacterized protein: MRNSMNADISYYKAWKWKEIANNMLKGDPTKSFTLLNCYLHMVEQMNRGSIKDIFVDEENRFKYMFLAFGACVRGYRSMRKVVSIDGTWLKGKCNGVLLVASAQDGNYHQYPLAWGIVDVECTSSWSWFLTKLLEVVQDEDELVIISDRHKRIINAVSTVYKSLYVAFIPKHEN, encoded by the coding sequence ATGCGCAATAGTATGAATGCTGATATATCATACTACAAGGCTTGGAAATGGAAAGAAATAGCAAACAATATGTTGAAAGGTGATCCTACGAAGAGTTTCACTCTATTGAATTGTTATTTGCACATGGTTGAACAGATGAATCGAGGAAGCATAAAAGACATATTTGTCGACGAGGAAAATCGATTCAAGTATATGTTTCTTGCCTTTGGTGCATGCGTCAGAGGATATCGAAGTATGCGGAAAGTTGTATCGATTGATGGTACGTGGTTGAAGGGCAAGTGTAATGGTGTTTTACTGGTGGCATCGGCACAAGATGGAAATTATCATCAATATCCTTTGGCTTGGGGAATCGTAGATGTCGAGTGTACTTCTTCGTGGAGTTGGTTTTTAACTAAGTTGTTAGAAGTAGTACAAGACGAGGATGAATTGGTGATAATTTCAGAcagacataaaagaataatTAATGCGGTTTCTACTGTATATAAGTCATTATACGTGGCATTTATCCCAAAACATGAAAACTAG